A genomic stretch from Arthrobacter sp. KBS0702 includes:
- a CDS encoding 1,4-dihydroxy-2-naphthoyl-CoA synthase, translated as MSNEIPAKVSDVFDPNRWRAVSGFDDFQDMTYHRQVERSDDGAVVRDLPTVRIAFNRPEVRNAFRPGTVDELYRAMDHARMSPDVATVLLTGNGPSAKDGGHSFCSGGDQRIRGRDGYRYAEGETKETIDPARAGRLHILEVQRLMRTMPKVVIAVVNGWAAGGGHSLHVVSDLTIASRQHGKFKQTDATVGSFDAGYGSALLARQIGQKAAREIFFLAREYSAEDMVRMGAVNDAVDHERLEDVALEYAADIARQSPQAIRMLKFAFNLADDGLAGQQVFAGEATRLAYMTDEAVEGKEAFLEKRDPDWSQFPYYF; from the coding sequence GTGAGCAACGAAATCCCCGCCAAGGTATCTGACGTTTTTGACCCCAACCGCTGGCGCGCCGTGTCCGGCTTCGACGACTTCCAGGACATGACCTATCACCGCCAGGTGGAACGGTCCGACGACGGCGCCGTGGTCCGGGACCTGCCCACGGTCCGGATCGCCTTCAACCGGCCCGAGGTCCGCAACGCCTTCCGCCCCGGCACCGTGGACGAGCTCTACCGGGCCATGGACCACGCCCGGATGAGCCCGGACGTGGCCACCGTGCTGCTCACCGGCAACGGCCCCTCCGCCAAGGACGGCGGCCACTCCTTCTGCTCCGGCGGCGACCAGCGGATCCGCGGCCGCGACGGGTACCGCTATGCCGAGGGCGAGACGAAGGAGACCATCGACCCGGCCCGCGCCGGCCGGCTGCACATCCTGGAGGTCCAGCGGCTGATGCGGACCATGCCCAAGGTGGTCATCGCCGTCGTCAACGGCTGGGCGGCCGGCGGCGGGCACTCCCTGCACGTCGTCTCGGACCTCACCATCGCCTCCCGCCAGCACGGCAAGTTCAAGCAGACCGACGCCACCGTGGGCAGCTTCGACGCCGGCTACGGCTCGGCCCTGCTGGCCCGCCAGATCGGCCAGAAAGCGGCCCGCGAAATCTTCTTTCTGGCCCGCGAATATTCCGCCGAGGACATGGTCCGGATGGGCGCCGTGAACGATGCCGTGGACCACGAACGCCTTGAGGACGTGGCGCTGGAATACGCCGCCGACATCGCCCGGCAGTCCCCGCAGGCCATCCGGATGCTCAAGTTCGCCTTCAACCTCGCCGACGACGGCCTGGCCGGACAGCAGGTCTTCGCCGGCGAGGCGACGCGGCTGGCCTACATGACGGACGAGGCGGTGGAGGGCAAAGAGGCCTTCCTGGAGAAACGCGATCCGGACTGGTCCCAGTTCCCGTACTACTTCTAA
- a CDS encoding cytochrome c biogenesis CcdA family protein, translated as MNSPFAEAILSGSLLLAIPVALLAGLVSFLSPCVLPLVPGYLGYVTGLTGVDLQKQKRGRMLAGIGLFVLGFSVIFVLLGGAFGQLGTLITGSQNGWITQLLGVLVIIMGIVFLGGFSWLQRDAKIHAKPPAGLWGAPLLGITFGLGWAPCIGPTYSAVQLLSLSGGSSAAKGALLAFVYSLGLGIPFLLIALAVRRGMGVMSFFRKHRLAIQRTGGGILIVLGLLMASGVWGAWVSGLQYWFQTDVKLPI; from the coding sequence GTGAACAGCCCCTTCGCCGAAGCCATCCTGAGCGGGTCGCTGCTGCTCGCCATCCCGGTGGCGCTGCTGGCCGGACTCGTCTCCTTCCTCTCGCCGTGCGTGCTGCCGCTGGTGCCCGGCTACCTTGGCTACGTGACGGGACTGACCGGCGTCGACCTGCAGAAGCAGAAGCGCGGCCGGATGCTGGCGGGCATCGGGCTGTTCGTCCTCGGATTCTCGGTGATCTTCGTCCTCCTTGGCGGGGCCTTCGGCCAGCTCGGGACCCTGATCACCGGCTCACAGAACGGGTGGATCACGCAGCTGCTGGGTGTGCTGGTGATCATCATGGGCATCGTGTTCCTGGGCGGTTTCTCCTGGCTGCAGCGCGACGCGAAGATCCATGCCAAACCGCCAGCCGGTCTGTGGGGAGCGCCCCTGCTGGGTATCACCTTCGGCCTGGGCTGGGCGCCATGCATCGGACCGACCTACTCTGCCGTCCAGCTCCTAAGCCTTTCCGGCGGATCCTCCGCGGCGAAGGGCGCCCTCCTGGCCTTCGTGTATAGCCTGGGGCTGGGGATTCCCTTCCTGCTGATCGCCTTGGCCGTGCGCCGCGGCATGGGCGTGATGTCCTTCTTCCGCAAGCACCGGCTCGCCATCCAGCGCACCGGCGGTGGCATCCTGATTGTGCTCGGCCTGCTGATGGCCAGCGGCGTGTGGGGTGCCTGGGTGTCCGGGCTCCAGTACTGGTTCCAAACCGATGTGAAATTGCCGATCTGA
- a CDS encoding VOC family protein: MALNIQIAVDCADPHGLAEWWAETLDWTVEPQDEDFIRSMIEQGFATESETKLHHGKLVWRTGAAIRPPEDLDTKPATRRILFQTAPEAKTVKNRVHWDVNLAGADKDEVRAALEARGATYLWTANEGPHSWHTMADPEGNEFCIS; this comes from the coding sequence ATGGCATTGAACATCCAGATCGCTGTCGACTGCGCTGATCCCCACGGCCTCGCGGAGTGGTGGGCCGAAACCCTCGACTGGACCGTGGAGCCCCAGGACGAGGACTTCATCCGGTCCATGATCGAGCAGGGTTTCGCAACGGAGTCCGAGACCAAGCTGCACCACGGCAAACTGGTCTGGCGGACCGGAGCCGCCATCCGCCCGCCCGAGGACCTGGACACCAAACCGGCCACCCGGAGGATCCTGTTCCAGACCGCGCCGGAGGCCAAGACCGTGAAGAACCGGGTCCACTGGGACGTGAACCTGGCCGGCGCGGACAAGGACGAGGTGCGCGCCGCCCTGGAGGCCCGCGGCGCCACGTACCTCTGGACCGCCAACGAGGGCCCGCATTCCTGGCACACCATGGCGGACCCGGAAGGCAACGAGTTCTGCATCAGCTGA
- a CDS encoding DUF4229 domain-containing protein codes for MAFLKYSLIRLALFVPLFALFVYLQLGWLLAALCAGMMAFAISFLFFQKQRDAATASIHHRFSGQAKPLRSAGEAADAAAEDRLVDEHPDVTVRTDSRPKDS; via the coding sequence GTGGCTTTCCTGAAATACTCCCTGATCCGTCTGGCGCTGTTTGTGCCGTTGTTCGCCCTGTTTGTCTACTTGCAGCTGGGCTGGCTGCTGGCTGCACTCTGCGCCGGGATGATGGCCTTCGCGATCAGCTTCCTGTTCTTCCAGAAGCAGCGGGACGCGGCCACGGCCTCTATCCACCACCGCTTCTCCGGCCAGGCGAAGCCGCTGCGCAGCGCGGGCGAGGCCGCCGACGCCGCCGCGGAAGACCGGCTGGTGGACGAGCACCCGGACGTCACGGTGCGCACTGACAGCCGTCCCAAGGACTCCTAA
- a CDS encoding CPBP family intramembrane glutamic endopeptidase gives MGTALRHLPAPRPDLYVFSRLDYATAGIYTAVSAFFATASGLLAPLLLQLSPNPAIASYAVNLVFYGVIGLLALAAARHVARRDLRVLATRPWFTLLMVPLAVLAAMILTAVLVAVTGPPQTSANQAGLQALMQQVPAWLMVPLLVVVGPFVEEYIFRHLLIGKLSGKLNIWLCCALSVALFAAVHIVGQEALSLPVLMPYLAMGAVLVFVYVWTGKNVMFSYFVHAAKNLLAVVFIYAIPPEVLEQLQ, from the coding sequence ATGGGCACCGCTCTCCGTCACCTACCTGCGCCACGTCCGGACCTGTACGTTTTTTCCCGGCTGGACTACGCAACGGCGGGGATTTACACGGCGGTGAGCGCGTTTTTTGCCACCGCGTCCGGACTGCTGGCCCCGCTGCTGCTGCAGCTCTCCCCCAACCCGGCAATTGCGTCCTACGCCGTCAATCTGGTCTTCTACGGGGTCATCGGCCTGCTCGCCCTGGCCGCCGCGCGCCACGTGGCCCGCCGGGACCTCCGCGTCCTGGCCACGAGGCCCTGGTTCACCCTGCTGATGGTGCCGCTTGCCGTGCTCGCCGCAATGATCCTGACCGCCGTCCTGGTGGCCGTGACCGGCCCGCCGCAGACCTCGGCCAACCAGGCCGGCCTGCAGGCCCTGATGCAGCAGGTCCCGGCCTGGCTGATGGTGCCGTTGCTGGTGGTGGTGGGCCCCTTTGTGGAGGAGTACATCTTCCGGCACCTGTTGATCGGCAAGCTGAGCGGGAAGCTGAACATCTGGCTCTGCTGCGCCCTCTCCGTCGCGTTGTTCGCAGCCGTGCACATCGTGGGCCAGGAAGCGCTCTCGCTGCCCGTCCTCATGCCGTACCTCGCCATGGGCGCCGTCCTGGTGTTCGTCTACGTCTGGACGGGCAAGAACGTAATGTTCTCCTATTTCGTCCATGCCGCGAAGAACCTGCTGGCCGTCGTCTTCATCTACGCCATCCCGCCGGAAGTCCTCGAACAGCTGCAGTAG
- a CDS encoding 1,4-dihydroxy-2-naphthoate polyprenyltransferase → MATAAQWIQGARLRTLPAAIAPVLIGSAAAYELDAFRPVNALLAAMVALLLQVGVNYANDYSDGIRGTDEDRVGPLRLVGSGAAAPAHVKRAAFAAFGLAMLFGLALVIITQAWWLILVGVGCVLAAWGYTGGKNPYGYLGLGDVFVFVFFGLVATLGTTYTQAGQISLAAVIGAIGTGLIACALLMANNVRDIPTDRVAGKKTLAVRLGDKHARESYVLMLAVAILLVIVLAPRQPWMLIVLLLIPAILMPSWLMIAGRRRKSLIPVLKQTGLINLGYAVLFSLGLVLSHGF, encoded by the coding sequence GTGGCCACAGCCGCACAATGGATCCAAGGCGCCCGGCTGCGCACCCTGCCGGCCGCGATCGCGCCGGTCCTGATCGGGTCCGCAGCCGCCTATGAGCTGGATGCCTTCCGACCCGTCAACGCACTGCTGGCCGCCATGGTGGCACTGCTGCTCCAGGTCGGCGTGAATTACGCCAACGACTACTCCGACGGCATCCGCGGCACCGACGAGGACCGGGTTGGCCCGCTCCGGCTGGTCGGCTCCGGCGCGGCGGCGCCAGCGCACGTCAAGCGGGCCGCGTTCGCGGCGTTCGGCCTGGCGATGCTGTTCGGCCTGGCCCTGGTCATCATCACGCAAGCCTGGTGGCTGATCCTCGTGGGCGTGGGCTGCGTCCTGGCCGCCTGGGGCTACACCGGGGGCAAGAACCCCTACGGCTACCTCGGCCTGGGCGACGTGTTCGTCTTTGTGTTCTTCGGGCTGGTCGCCACGCTGGGCACCACCTACACGCAGGCCGGCCAGATCAGCCTCGCGGCCGTCATCGGCGCGATCGGCACGGGACTCATCGCCTGCGCCCTGCTGATGGCCAATAACGTCCGAGACATCCCCACCGACCGGGTCGCGGGGAAGAAGACCCTGGCCGTCCGGCTCGGTGACAAGCATGCCCGGGAGAGCTACGTGCTGATGCTCGCCGTTGCCATCCTGCTGGTGATCGTGCTCGCGCCCCGGCAGCCGTGGATGCTGATCGTGCTGTTGCTGATCCCGGCCATCCTGATGCCGTCCTGGCTGATGATTGCGGGACGCCGCCGCAAGAGCCTCATTCCGGTGCTGAAGCAGACCGGTCTGATCAACCTCGGTTACGCGGTGCTGTTCTCGCTCGGCCTGGTGCTGAGCCACGGTTTCTAG
- a CDS encoding cytochrome c biogenesis protein ResB, with translation MSERVNVKKTTPANGTRRPGTPDSGTPDTGTKPADAAVSAAKAEAVLPSLGPVGMLRWAWTQLTSMRTALFLLLLLAVAAVPGSLFPQRPANPAVVTQYIKDHPDYGKVLDALQLYDVYSSAWFSAIYILLFISLIGCVVPRAIVHYKAMRSQPPRTPARLSRLPEYGTLVIPADAGIPASRAIDDAAALLKKRGYRVEVRDSDGARPSLGAERGFLREVGNLVFHTALIGVLVSVAAGGLFGYSGQRILVEGDTFVNTLVGYDQFTPGTNFQSAQLQPYSIQLDKFQITFDRESKGKFGQPIDFKADVTTKENPGAPAEHQVLKVNDPLNLGGTSIYLTGNGYAPVVTVRDANGNVAMQGPVVAKLQGDNYYSSVVIKVPDAKPEQLAFAGFFLPTAFVTPEGVSFSGDPELFNPQLTLNSYYGDLGLDSGSPQNVFELDVKKLTPLNARNLPTKGIVLTPGATHTLPDGKGTISFDGVKRYVGVDIHHNPGQGYALFFALLAVAGLVTSLYVNRRRAWVRAGSHEDGRTMVEYGLLARGEDHRLAGEAAALRALLAAAWPLDDSGSQPVPSAGADNDRADTGAGADAGPQSSPEQPATDSLQTTAGSPESKKDQ, from the coding sequence ATGAGCGAGCGAGTGAACGTAAAGAAGACGACCCCAGCCAACGGCACGAGGCGCCCCGGCACACCCGACTCCGGCACGCCCGACACCGGGACGAAGCCCGCCGACGCTGCCGTGTCCGCCGCGAAGGCCGAGGCTGTCCTGCCCTCGCTGGGACCGGTGGGCATGCTCCGCTGGGCTTGGACACAGCTGACCAGCATGCGCACCGCGCTGTTCCTGCTGCTGCTGCTCGCCGTCGCCGCCGTGCCCGGATCGCTGTTCCCGCAGCGGCCCGCGAACCCCGCGGTGGTCACCCAGTACATCAAGGACCACCCGGACTACGGGAAGGTCCTGGACGCGCTGCAGCTCTACGATGTGTACTCTTCGGCGTGGTTCTCCGCGATCTACATTCTGCTGTTCATCTCGCTGATCGGCTGCGTGGTGCCGCGGGCCATCGTGCACTACAAGGCCATGCGTTCCCAGCCCCCGCGCACACCGGCCCGGCTGTCGCGGCTGCCCGAGTACGGCACCCTGGTGATTCCCGCCGACGCCGGGATCCCGGCGTCGCGCGCCATTGACGACGCCGCCGCCCTGCTGAAGAAGCGCGGCTACCGGGTCGAGGTCAGGGACAGCGACGGGGCCCGGCCGTCGCTGGGCGCGGAACGCGGCTTCCTCCGGGAGGTCGGCAACCTGGTCTTTCACACCGCGCTGATCGGCGTGCTGGTGTCCGTCGCGGCCGGCGGCCTGTTCGGCTACAGCGGCCAGCGCATCCTGGTCGAGGGCGACACCTTTGTGAACACCTTGGTGGGCTACGACCAGTTCACGCCGGGCACGAATTTCCAGAGCGCCCAGCTGCAGCCCTATTCCATCCAGCTGGACAAGTTCCAGATCACCTTTGACCGCGAATCGAAGGGCAAGTTCGGCCAGCCGATCGACTTCAAGGCAGACGTGACCACGAAGGAGAACCCGGGAGCGCCCGCCGAGCATCAGGTGCTGAAGGTCAATGATCCGCTGAACCTGGGCGGCACCAGCATCTACCTGACCGGCAACGGCTACGCCCCGGTGGTCACGGTGCGCGACGCCAACGGCAACGTGGCCATGCAGGGCCCGGTGGTCGCCAAGCTCCAGGGCGACAACTACTACTCCTCGGTGGTCATCAAGGTTCCCGATGCCAAGCCCGAGCAGCTCGCCTTCGCGGGCTTCTTCCTGCCCACAGCATTCGTCACGCCGGAAGGCGTTTCCTTCAGCGGCGATCCCGAGCTGTTCAACCCGCAGCTGACGCTGAACTCCTACTACGGCGACCTCGGGCTGGACAGCGGCTCGCCGCAGAACGTGTTTGAGCTGGACGTGAAGAAGCTGACGCCGCTCAACGCCCGCAACCTGCCCACCAAGGGCATCGTGCTGACCCCCGGTGCCACCCACACCCTGCCGGACGGCAAGGGCACCATCAGCTTCGATGGGGTCAAGCGCTACGTGGGCGTGGACATCCACCACAACCCCGGTCAGGGCTACGCTTTGTTCTTCGCGCTCCTCGCGGTCGCAGGCCTGGTCACCTCGCTGTACGTGAACCGCCGTCGCGCCTGGGTCCGTGCCGGCTCGCACGAGGACGGCCGGACGATGGTGGAATACGGCCTGCTGGCCCGCGGCGAGGACCACCGCCTGGCCGGCGAAGCCGCGGCCCTCCGGGCCCTGCTCGCGGCGGCATGGCCGCTGGACGACTCCGGTTCCCAGCCCGTTCCCAGCGCGGGGGCGGATAATGACCGGGCGGACACCGGCGCAGGCGCTGATGCCGGCCCGCAGAGCTCTCCCGAACAGCCCGCAACAGACTCCCTCCAGACCACAGCAGGCTCTCCTGAGTCAAAGAAGGATCAGTAA
- the ccsB gene encoding c-type cytochrome biogenesis protein CcsB, protein MPFSINETMGQYSELFMLLAAGTYTVAFIAFAWDLAKSSKTLRAVDLKAAELSGVGAARVPVGAGVGASSGAVDRAESDVAGPIGRAERPTSSVSGNQGAGAGQTADGGMRYGDERRVPARVAVALTVLGAAIHAAGVITRALGAGRVPWGNMYEFLTTGAFVAVAVFLVVLIRRDLRFLGTFVIGLAIIMLVAASVAYWTPVGHLVPALQSYWLIIHVSIAVMSSALFTLTFAMSALQLVQSHRQKTLAAGGADKLGFMRLVPNALSLENLSYRINAIAFVGWTFTLMFGAIWAEKAWGRFWGWDTKEVWTFVIWVVYAGYLHARATRGWTGTRAAWLSIVGYLCVVFNFTIVNQFFNGLHSYSGL, encoded by the coding sequence ATGCCGTTCTCGATCAACGAAACCATGGGCCAGTACAGCGAGCTCTTTATGCTGCTCGCCGCCGGGACCTACACGGTGGCCTTCATTGCCTTCGCCTGGGACCTGGCCAAGAGCAGCAAAACCCTGCGCGCGGTGGACCTGAAGGCGGCGGAACTGTCCGGCGTCGGGGCCGCCCGCGTGCCGGTGGGCGCCGGCGTCGGGGCTTCCTCCGGGGCCGTTGACCGGGCCGAGTCCGACGTGGCCGGACCGATCGGCCGTGCCGAACGTCCGACGTCGTCCGTCTCGGGCAACCAAGGCGCCGGTGCCGGCCAGACCGCCGACGGCGGCATGCGCTATGGCGACGAGCGCCGTGTTCCCGCCCGGGTTGCCGTCGCTCTGACCGTGCTGGGGGCGGCCATCCACGCGGCCGGCGTCATCACGCGGGCCCTCGGCGCGGGCCGGGTCCCGTGGGGCAACATGTACGAGTTCCTGACCACCGGCGCGTTTGTGGCGGTGGCCGTCTTCCTGGTGGTGCTGATCCGCCGCGACCTGCGCTTCCTGGGCACCTTTGTGATCGGCCTGGCCATCATCATGCTCGTGGCCGCGTCCGTTGCCTACTGGACCCCGGTGGGACACCTCGTGCCCGCGCTGCAGAGCTACTGGCTGATCATCCACGTCTCCATCGCGGTGATGTCCTCCGCCCTGTTCACCCTGACCTTCGCGATGTCCGCACTGCAACTGGTCCAGTCGCACCGGCAAAAGACCCTTGCCGCCGGCGGCGCCGACAAGCTCGGCTTCATGCGCCTCGTGCCCAACGCCCTGAGCCTCGAGAACCTGTCCTACCGGATCAACGCGATCGCGTTCGTGGGCTGGACCTTCACCCTGATGTTCGGGGCCATCTGGGCCGAGAAGGCCTGGGGCCGGTTCTGGGGCTGGGACACCAAGGAAGTCTGGACCTTCGTGATCTGGGTGGTCTACGCCGGCTACCTGCACGCCCGCGCCACCCGCGGCTGGACCGGTACGCGCGCTGCCTGGCTCTCGATCGTTGGCTACTTGTGCGTGGTCTTCAACTTCACGATCGTGAACCAGTTCTTCAACGGCCTGCACTCCTACTCGGGTCTGTAG
- a CDS encoding amino acid permease yields the protein MPQSTSTETQSTTAPSAVVDSTLSAEGYKKSLSGRQVTMIAMGGAIGVGLFMGAGGRLASTGPALIFSYAIAGVIAYLLMRALGELIMYRQTSGSFVSYAGEMFGKKGAYLSGWMYFINWAMTGIAELIAIGLYFQFFFPNVPVELTAIAALLLLVGVNLLSVKAFGEFEFWASVLKVAAILIFLAVGTFMVVTNAKVGAGHASVNNLFAADGGMFPKGALVMILVLNAVIFAYNAIELVGITAGEMEDPAKEVPKAIRAVVIRIVVFYVGSVTLLAMLLPSDQYKAGESPFVTVFGQMGLPWMGDVMNMIVITAALSSSNSGLYSIGRIFRTMANNGHAPQWLTRMSKSHVPYAAILAIGAVYLVGILLNIWLGGSHAFDLALNTASIGVIFTWGSIFASQIALRKTKGKASSLPMPGSPWTSWAGLVALLAITVLIGFDTMTSKSGEVFPLGLWTLATIPFFAVVLWLGWQKVKNNEPKSELFS from the coding sequence GTGCCACAAAGTACTTCCACAGAAACCCAGAGCACGACGGCGCCCTCCGCCGTCGTCGACTCCACCCTCAGTGCCGAGGGATACAAGAAGTCCCTGAGCGGCCGCCAGGTCACGATGATCGCCATGGGCGGCGCCATCGGCGTCGGCCTCTTTATGGGTGCCGGCGGACGGCTGGCCTCCACCGGCCCCGCGCTGATCTTCTCGTACGCCATCGCCGGCGTCATCGCGTACCTGCTGATGCGTGCGCTGGGCGAACTCATCATGTACCGCCAGACCTCCGGCTCGTTCGTCAGCTACGCCGGCGAGATGTTCGGCAAGAAGGGCGCGTACCTCTCCGGCTGGATGTACTTCATCAACTGGGCCATGACCGGCATCGCGGAGCTGATCGCGATCGGGCTGTACTTCCAGTTCTTCTTCCCCAACGTCCCGGTGGAACTGACCGCCATCGCGGCGCTGCTGCTCCTCGTCGGGGTGAACCTGCTGAGCGTCAAGGCGTTCGGTGAATTCGAGTTCTGGGCCTCGGTCCTCAAGGTCGCGGCCATCCTGATTTTCCTGGCCGTGGGCACCTTTATGGTGGTCACCAACGCCAAGGTCGGCGCCGGCCACGCGTCGGTGAACAACCTCTTCGCAGCCGACGGCGGCATGTTCCCCAAGGGCGCCCTCGTGATGATCCTGGTGCTCAACGCCGTGATCTTCGCCTACAACGCCATCGAACTGGTGGGCATCACCGCCGGCGAGATGGAGGACCCGGCCAAAGAGGTTCCGAAGGCGATCCGCGCCGTCGTGATCCGCATCGTCGTGTTCTACGTCGGCTCCGTGACCCTGTTGGCCATGCTGCTGCCCTCGGACCAGTACAAGGCCGGCGAATCGCCGTTCGTGACCGTCTTTGGCCAAATGGGCCTGCCGTGGATGGGCGACGTGATGAACATGATCGTTATCACCGCGGCCCTGTCCTCCAGTAACTCGGGCCTGTACTCGATCGGCCGGATCTTCCGCACCATGGCCAACAACGGCCACGCCCCGCAGTGGCTGACCCGGATGTCCAAGAGCCACGTGCCCTACGCCGCCATCCTGGCGATCGGTGCGGTGTACCTCGTGGGCATCCTGCTGAACATCTGGCTGGGCGGCTCGCACGCGTTCGACCTGGCGCTGAATACGGCCTCGATCGGCGTGATCTTCACCTGGGGCTCCATCTTCGCCAGCCAGATCGCCCTGCGGAAGACCAAGGGCAAGGCCTCGTCCCTGCCCATGCCGGGCTCCCCGTGGACCAGCTGGGCCGGCCTGGTGGCGCTGCTGGCGATCACCGTGCTGATCGGGTTCGACACCATGACCAGCAAGTCCGGCGAGGTCTTCCCGCTGGGCCTGTGGACCCTGGCGACCATTCCGTTCTTCGCGGTGGTGCTCTGGCTCGGCTGGCAGAAGGTCAAGAACAACGAGCCCAAGAGCGAGCTCTTCAGCTAG
- a CDS encoding AMP-binding protein, producing MNSGEVNIEPALAALAAALRGEGPAVELSAGPDGSLVVGLVETPGFEDAAVVVRTSGSTGVPKATVLTVDALAASSMATAMALKGEGQWLLALPLQYVAGVQVLVRSLFAGTRPWAMDLSGGFTPEAFTAAAQELTDKLRFTSLVPTQLQRLLDTPSSQTLAALRRFNAVLLGGAPASAGLLGAARDAGVRVVTTYGSAETCGGCVYDGVPLDGVDVRLADDGRILLGGATIAAGYLGAPELSAATFVEDEGVRWYRTSDLGAVSADGTLAVLGRADDVVITGGVKVSAAQVQAELERLEGVRAAFVAGVPSAEWGQALAAYVVLADPSPEAADDFRARFAGGSAGALTGALAPKTVLTAAELLMLPNGKPDRLGMTVRLEALHQGK from the coding sequence GTGAATTCCGGAGAGGTGAACATCGAGCCCGCCCTGGCCGCGCTGGCCGCGGCCCTCCGCGGGGAGGGCCCCGCCGTCGAGCTGTCCGCCGGCCCGGACGGGTCCCTCGTCGTCGGCCTGGTGGAGACCCCCGGGTTCGAGGACGCCGCGGTGGTGGTGCGCACCTCCGGCTCCACCGGGGTGCCAAAAGCCACGGTGCTCACGGTGGATGCCCTCGCGGCTTCTTCCATGGCCACGGCGATGGCGCTCAAGGGCGAAGGGCAGTGGCTGCTGGCGCTGCCCCTGCAGTACGTGGCCGGCGTGCAGGTGCTGGTCCGGTCCCTCTTCGCCGGCACCCGGCCCTGGGCGATGGACCTCTCCGGCGGCTTCACCCCGGAGGCCTTCACCGCCGCGGCCCAGGAGCTCACCGACAAGCTCCGCTTCACCTCCCTGGTGCCCACCCAGCTGCAACGGCTGCTGGACACGCCCTCGTCGCAGACACTGGCCGCGCTCCGCCGCTTCAACGCGGTCCTGCTCGGCGGCGCGCCCGCATCGGCCGGGCTGCTCGGCGCGGCCCGTGACGCCGGCGTCCGGGTGGTGACCACCTACGGGTCCGCCGAGACCTGCGGCGGCTGCGTCTACGACGGCGTGCCGCTGGACGGCGTCGACGTTCGGCTGGCAGACGACGGACGCATCCTGCTCGGCGGGGCCACCATCGCCGCCGGGTACCTCGGAGCCCCGGAACTCAGCGCGGCGACGTTCGTCGAGGACGAGGGGGTCCGCTGGTACCGCACCAGCGACCTCGGGGCAGTGTCCGCGGACGGCACGCTGGCCGTGCTGGGCCGGGCAGACGACGTCGTCATCACCGGAGGCGTCAAGGTGTCCGCCGCACAAGTGCAGGCCGAGCTGGAGCGGCTCGAGGGTGTGCGGGCGGCTTTCGTCGCAGGGGTTCCGTCCGCCGAATGGGGCCAGGCGCTGGCGGCCTACGTGGTGCTGGCGGATCCTTCCCCGGAAGCGGCGGACGATTTCAGGGCGCGTTTCGCCGGCGGAAGTGCGGGCGCTTTGACCGGTGCCCTGGCCCCGAAAACCGTGCTGACCGCGGCGGAACTGTTGATGCTTCCAAACGGAAAACCGGACCGGCTGGGCATGACGGTTCGGCTGGAAGCCCTGCATCAGGGAAAATAG
- a CDS encoding PLD nuclease N-terminal domain-containing protein has protein sequence MLRVVVPILLLVVFVYGLIDLIRTDARQTRGISKPAWIVVQIVLPLIGAALWFILGRPRGSAAASPAAYSHPTAPDDDPDFLRNLELRRRNQAEADRLKKLKDELDAKERELGRGTGPSHGPESGEASGDTTQGTDEVK, from the coding sequence ATGCTCCGTGTTGTGGTACCCATCCTCTTGCTGGTCGTTTTTGTCTACGGGCTCATCGATCTGATCCGGACCGACGCACGCCAGACCAGGGGCATTTCGAAGCCGGCCTGGATCGTCGTGCAAATCGTCCTTCCGCTGATCGGCGCCGCGCTGTGGTTCATCCTCGGCAGGCCGCGCGGGAGTGCCGCCGCGTCCCCGGCCGCCTACAGCCACCCGACCGCCCCGGACGACGATCCCGACTTCCTCCGCAACCTGGAGCTGCGCCGCCGCAACCAGGCGGAGGCCGACCGGCTCAAGAAGCTCAAGGACGAACTGGACGCCAAGGAACGCGAGCTTGGCCGCGGTACCGGCCCGTCCCACGGCCCGGAGTCCGGCGAAGCCAGCGGCGACACCACGCAGGGCACCGACGAAGTCAAGTAG